The following are encoded in a window of Brevibacillus sp. DP1.3A genomic DNA:
- a CDS encoding DUF4870 domain-containing protein has protein sequence MDYKGVKVITHASTFFAPILVPILVWLLVQNRDAKNMALQALFFHIIMTVLIAISWFFTFLLIGIPFLIVFGLMAIYYPIKGIIYSLNGRPFSYPFVGGIGR, from the coding sequence ATGGATTATAAAGGTGTAAAAGTCATAACGCACGCTAGCACATTTTTTGCACCGATCCTTGTGCCCATTCTTGTCTGGCTGCTCGTACAAAATCGTGACGCCAAAAATATGGCGCTGCAAGCTTTGTTTTTCCACATCATTATGACGGTGCTCATCGCTATTTCTTGGTTCTTCACTTTCTTGCTGATTGGGATTCCGTTCCTGATTGTGTTTGGACTGATGGCGATCTACTACCCGATCAAAGGTATCATTTATTCCTTAAATGGACGCCCGTTTTCCTACCCATTCGTCGGTGGGATTGGTAGATAA
- a CDS encoding rhodanese-like domain-containing protein: MSFTTILLLIAYAVIIWYVISRFVPVKGLENLKSDQFKERVNQKSRVLLIDVREPHEYKAGHIPSAVNIPLSQLDHRAKEISSKNDILLYCRSGMRSKQAAKMLKKHGIPQMAHLQGGFITWNGSTKKK; this comes from the coding sequence ATGAGTTTCACTACGATTCTTTTGCTGATCGCCTATGCGGTAATTATTTGGTATGTCATCTCTCGCTTCGTTCCTGTGAAAGGATTGGAAAATCTCAAGTCAGATCAGTTCAAGGAACGGGTCAACCAAAAAAGCAGGGTGCTGCTCATCGACGTACGTGAACCGCACGAATATAAAGCGGGTCATATTCCATCAGCGGTGAACATCCCTTTGTCTCAGCTCGACCATCGTGCAAAAGAAATTTCCAGCAAGAACGATATATTGCTATACTGCCGGAGCGGGATGCGAAGTAAGCAGGCAGCAAAAATGTTAAAGAAACACGGCATTCCTCAGATGGCTCATCTGCAAGGCGGATTCATTACCTGGAATGGTTCGACGAAAAAGAAGTAA
- a CDS encoding metal-sensitive transcriptional regulator, whose translation MDYNYSDDIKRRLRRIQGQVGGVLKMMDEQKNCKDVVAQLSAVRNASDKAIAQIVAENLQRCLLEEQAAGGDTSKLVKEAVELLVKSR comes from the coding sequence ATGGATTACAACTACAGTGACGATATCAAAAGACGTTTACGCCGAATCCAGGGACAGGTTGGCGGTGTGCTGAAAATGATGGACGAGCAGAAAAACTGCAAAGACGTAGTAGCGCAGCTCTCCGCTGTTCGCAACGCTTCAGACAAGGCGATTGCCCAGATTGTAGCGGAAAACCTGCAACGCTGTTTGTTAGAAGAGCAGGCTGCTGGAGGAGACACGAGCAAGCTGGTGAAAGAAGCGGTAGAGCTTTTGGTCAAGAGCCGTTAA
- a CDS encoding NAD(P)-dependent oxidoreductase, with product MKIAIVAASGKAGKVIMKEALDRGHQVTAIVRDASKIEQADVAVIQKDVFDLTAADLNGFDVVVNAFGAPAGQEHLHVESGKALIEALKGAPSTRLLAVGGAGSLFVDEAKTLRLVETPDFPKAYLATAQKHGEYLRVLEESNGIQWTYMSPSAFFDPAGERTGAYQLGKDHLLVNASGQSYVSYADYAVAMLDEIENPKHRNERFTVGS from the coding sequence ATGAAGATTGCAATTGTAGCAGCAAGCGGTAAAGCAGGTAAGGTGATTATGAAAGAGGCGTTGGATCGTGGTCATCAAGTGACAGCGATTGTACGTGATGCATCCAAAATTGAGCAAGCCGACGTAGCTGTGATTCAGAAAGATGTGTTTGACCTGACAGCAGCAGATTTGAACGGCTTTGACGTAGTCGTGAACGCTTTTGGTGCACCAGCAGGTCAGGAACATCTGCATGTAGAGTCAGGGAAGGCTTTGATTGAGGCGTTGAAGGGTGCTCCTTCTACACGTCTGCTCGCTGTAGGTGGTGCAGGCAGTCTGTTTGTAGACGAAGCCAAAACACTGCGTCTCGTAGAAACTCCTGATTTCCCTAAGGCTTACTTGGCAACTGCGCAAAAGCATGGAGAATACTTGCGTGTATTGGAAGAGTCAAACGGCATTCAATGGACGTATATGAGTCCATCTGCCTTTTTTGATCCAGCAGGGGAGAGAACAGGCGCGTACCAACTCGGAAAAGATCATCTGTTAGTGAACGCTAGCGGACAGAGCTATGTGAGCTATGCCGATTATGCTGTAGCCATGCTTGATGAAATCGAAAATCCGAAGCATCGCAATGAGCGCTTCACAGTAGGCTCCTAA